The segment atgacacacacacacacacacacacacgcacacgcacacgcacacgcacacacacacacacacaaatacacgcacacacacaggaccaGAGTGACAGCTCACAATCGCACCTCCCCCCAACCCTCTCTTCTTCAAGGGTAGGGCCACAAGatgtctgtttttccctctctctctagttctctctccatccctctcttcttcaaGGGTAGGGCCACAAGatgtctgtttttccctctctctagttctctctccatccctctcttcttcaaGGGTAGGGCCACAAGATGTCtgttcttccccctctctctagttctctctccatccctcttcttcAAGGGTAGGGCCACAGGATGTCTGTTCTTCCCCCTCTATCtagttctctctccatccctctcttcttcaaGGGTAGGGCCACAAGatgtctgtttttccctctctctagttctctctccatccctctcttcttcaaGGGTAGGGCCACAAGATGTCtgttcttccccctctctctagttctctctccatccctctcttcttcaaGGGTAGGGCCACAGGATGTCtgttcttccccctctctctagttctctctccatccctctcttcttcaaGGGTAGGGCCACAAGATGTCtgttcttcccccctctctctagttctctctccatccctctcttcttcaaGGGTAGGGCCACAAGatgtctgtttttccctctctctagttctctctccatccctctcttcttcaaGGGTAGGGCCACAAGATGTCtgttcttccccctctctctagttctctctccatccctctcttcttcaaGGGTAGGGCCACAGGATGTCtgttcttccccctctctctagttctctctccatccctctcttcttcaaGGGTAGGGCCACAAGATGTCtgttcttcccccctctctctagttctctctccatccctctcttcttcaaGGGTAGGGCCACAAGatgtctgtttttccctctctctctagttctctctccatccctcttcttcAAGGGTAGGGCCACAGGATGTCtgttcttccccctctctctagttctctctccatccctctcttcttcaaGGGTAGGGCCACAAGATGTCtgttcttccccctctctctagttctctctccatccctcttcttcAAGGGTAGGGCCACAGGATGTCTGTTCTTCCCCCTCTATCtagttctctctccatccctctcttcttcaaGGGTAGGGCCACAGGATGTCtgttcttccccctctctctagttctctctccatccctctcttcttcaaGGGTAGGGCCACAAGatgtctgtttttccctctctctttagttctctctccatccctcttcttcAAGGGTAGGGCCACAGGATGTCtgttcttccccctctctctagttctctctccatccctctcttcttcaaGGGTAGGGCCACAAGATGTCtgttcttccccctctctctagttctctctccatccctcttcttcAAGAGTAGGGCCACATGATGTCtgttcttccccctctctctagttctctctccatccctctcttcttcaaGGGTAGGGCCACAAGatgtctgtttttccctctctctagttctctctccaaccctctcttCTTCAAGGGTAGGGCCACAAGATGTCtgtttccccccctctctctagttctctctccatccctctcttcttcaaGCAGGAAGCTTTTACAGGAACACTTGAATTAGGCCTTTTGAAGGCTCTGGTGTTGGTGCTTTGCTCTGTAGACAGATGTAACCTAATGTCATGTATTGTCTGTGTTGCTGATGACCAACACCTGGAACTCTGCAGGTTTAAACCAGGTTGTAGAACACTGTAATTAACCCGTGGAACAGCCGTTAAACAGAGAGAAGACAAGCACAACCTGAGATCCTACCGATGACAGATCAGGAGGGACCCTAGAGAGGGGTAGGCTGGGTAAGGGTAGGCTGGGTAGGAGTAGGCTGGGTAGGGGTAGGCTGGGTAGGGGTAGGCTGGGTAGGGGTAGGCTGGGTAGGGGTAGGCTGGGTAAGGGTAGGCTGGGTAAGGGTAGGCTGGGTAAGGGTAGGCTGGGTAGGGGTAGAATGGGTAGGGGTAGGCTGGGTAAGGGTAGATTGGGTAGGGGTAGGCTGGGTAGGAGTAGGCTGGGTAGGAGTAGGCTGGGTAGGGGTAGGCTGGGTAGGGGTAGACTGGGTAGGGGTAGACTGGGTAAGGGTAGGCTGGGTAGGGGTAGGCTGGGTAGGGGTAGGCTGGGTAGGGGTAGGCTGGGTAAGGGTAGATTGGGTAGGGGTAGGCTGGGTAGAGGGAGGCTGGGTAGGGGGAGGGGTAGACTGGGTAGGGGAGGTATAGACTGGGTATGGTAGACTGGGTAGGATAGACTGGGTAGGGGGAGATGTAGACTGGGTAGGGTGGACTGGGTAGGGGGAGGGGTAGACTGGGTAGAGGTAGGCTGGGTAGGGGTAGACTGGGTAGGTGGAGGGTTGTAATGAGTAGAAAGCAGTATCGTTCACACCTGGGTAGGGATAAGCTGGTTAGGGGTAGACTGGGTAGGGGGAGGGGTAGACTGGGTAGAGGTAGGCTGGGTAGGTGAGGGGTTGTAATGAGTAGAAAGCAGTATcgttcagacctgggttcaaacaagAGTTGTTTTCTTCTCAAGTTCTTGCAGTGTTTAATTGAACCTGTCTCAAGTCCTTTTGAGGACTACATATTCCATAGCTTCTGTTGTGCCAGGGAAGCTGAAGTatgtgaaagaaaacaaatacaatttgaaccCAGGTATGATAGCATTCAAGCGTCCTCAGATTGACTTCCCTGTCTATGAATAGGATCTTGTCATGTAGCTCATTTGTCTGTTTATAGTGTTGGAGGGGGGCCGGAGAGACCCACTGACTGGGGTGTCATCTCTCCTCTTTCAGTCGACCGAGGAACTATTCTGAGACCAGCTATTATTTCTCATGAACCCAACAGCGAATGAAACAGGTGTtggggccagtaaccggaaggttggtGGATGGAATTCTAAAGCCGACGAGGTAAAATCTGTCATTCAGCCCTGTCTCAGGGGGACTAGGATATGTGTTTGATCCCTGGTTGTGACCTCACTCTCatagggtgtctcagggggactGGGATATGTGTCTGATCCCTGGTTGTGACCTCACTCTCatagggtgtctcagggggactGGGATATGTGTCTGATCCCTGGTTGTGACCTCACTCTCatagggtgtctcagggggagtgggatatgTGTCTGATCCCTGGTTGTGACCTCACTCTCatagggtgtctcagggggagtgggatatgTGTCTGATCCCTGGTTGTGACCTCACTCTCatagggtgtctcagggggagtgggatatgTGTCTGATCCCTGGTTGTGACCTCACTCTCatagggtgtctcagggggggtGGGATATGTGTCTGATCCCTGGTTGTGACCTCACTCTCatagggtgtctcaggggggagtGGGATATGTGTCTGATCCCTGGTTGTGACCTCACTCTCatagggtgtctcagggggagtgggatatgTGTCTGATCCCTGGTTGTGACCTCACTCTCatagggtgtctcagggggactGGGATATGTGTCTGATCCCTGGTTGTGACCTCACTCTCatagggtgtctcagggggagtgggatatgTGTCTGATCCCTGGTTGTGACCTCACTCTCatagggtgtctcagggggagtgggatatgTGTCTGATCCCTGGTTGTGACCTCACTCTCatagggtgtctcagggggagtggaTATGTGTCTGATCCCTGGTTGTGACCTCACTCTCatagggtgtctcagggggactAGGATATGTGTCTGATCCCTGGTTGTGACCTCACTCTCATAGGGTGTCTCAGGGGAGAGTGGGATATGTGTCTGATCCCTGGTTGTGACCTCACTCTCatagggtgtctcagggggactGGGATATGTGTCTGATCCCTGGTTGTGACCTCACTCTCatagggtgtctcaggggggagtGGATATGTGTCTGATCCCTGGTTGTGACCTCACTCTCatagggtgtctcagggggactAGGATATGTGTCTGATCCCTGGTTGTGACCTCACTCTCatagggtgtctcaggggggagtGGGATATGTGTCTGATCCCTGGTTGTGACCTCACTCTCatagggtgtctcaggggggacTAGGATATGTGTCTGATCCCTGGTTGTGACCTCACTCTCatagggtgtctcagggggagtgggatatgcaaaaagaCAGTTTCACCTCACACCTGTACAGGTTTCCCACTTCATACAGTGTAACAGGACTATAAAAACAACCTCCCAATTCATTCATTAATCATTTGTAACAGTTAGTgtgagtctcaaatggcaccctattccctatatagtgcactactattgaccagagccctattccctatatagtgcactactatagaccagagccctattccctatatagtccactactgttgaccagagccctattccctatatagtccactactgttgaccagagccctattccctatatagtgcactactgttgaccagagccctattccctatatatagtgctcCACTGTTGACCAAGGCcctgtgcactatatagggaatagggtgccatctgggatttACCCTTAGTTTCTTGCCTGAGTGGTAGCCTGCTGGCTTCTCTGTCCCTTGACAGCTTtatcagaggggttgggttaaatgcggaagatacatttcagttgaaggcattcagatgtacaactaactaggtatccccctttccctttcccttatATTGTACATCGCTGACACAGTGAATTAAGGACACATTCCTTGCAGCAAATGGCATAAGGAATAATCAGATACAGAACGATTCAGATTGTCTGTAACCTAAATGCTTGTCTCAATATATTTCTGTAGAAAGAGTTTGTGTGTAAACTCCTTAGGAGAAGGATTTGCTTAAAAATCTGTGTGGCACGTTTCACTTTCACCGATATTGCCTGGTTCTCAGAATCTGAGCCACCGCACATTACATACCCTCCCAGAGTTGGTGACCTCTGTTGGCATTGTTCAATTGTTCAGATTAAAAGGCCCTTGGTGGCTGAATGGAACAGGTGaaagcagggtgtgtgtgtttgtgtgtgtgtgtttgtgtgtgtgtcaaatcaaataaacttttattggtcacatacacatggttagcagatgttaatgcgagtgtagcgaaatgcttgtgcttttacttctgaccgtgcagtaatatctaacgagtaatctaacaatttcacaacaactaccttatacacacaagtgtaaaggaatgaataagaatatgtacatataaatatatggatgagcgatggtcgaacggcataggcatagaatacagtatatacatatgagatgagtaatgtagggtatgaaaacatgatataaagtggcattgtttaaagtgactagtgatacatttattacatccaatttttaatttttaaagtggctagagatttgagtcagtatgttggcagcagcctctcaatgttagtggtggctgtttaacagtctgataaccttgagatagaagctgtttttcagtctctcggtcccagctttgatgcacctgtactgacctcgccttctggatgatagcggggtgaacaggcagtggctcgggtggttgttgtccttgatgatctttttggccttcctgtgacatcgggtggtgtaggtgtcttggaAAGCAGGttgtttgcccccggtgatgcgttgtgcagacctcactaccctctggagagccttacggttgtgggcggagcaattgccgtaccaggcggtgatacagctcgacagaatgctctcgattgtgcatctgtaaaggtttgtgtgtgtttttggtgacaagacaaatttcttcagcctcctgaggttgaagaggcactgctggaccatttcagtttgtccgtgatgtgtacgctgaggaacttaagactttccaccttctccactactgtcccatcgttGTGGATacgggggtgctccctctgctgtttcctgaagtccacgatcatctcctttgttttgttgacgttgagtgtgaggttgttttcctgacaccacactccgagggccctcacttcctccctgtaggccgtctcgtcgttgttggtaatcaagcctaccactgtagtgtcgtctgcaaacttgatgattgagttggaggcgtgcatggccacgcagtcatgagtgaacagggagtacaggagagggctgaggacgcacccttgtggggccccagtgttgaggatcagcggggtggaggatcagcggggtgtttcctaccctcactacctgggggcggcccgtcagaaagtccagttgcacagggcggggtcgagacccagggtctcgcttgcttgtttgattgccttgcggagggaatagctacactgtttgtattcggtcatgtttccggtcgcctttccctgattaaaagcagtggttcgcgctttcagttttgcgcgaatgctgtcatcaatccacggtttctgattggggaatgttttaatagttgctgttgGTACAATATCACTGATGCACTAGCTAaaaaactcgctcaccgaatcagcgtaaacatcaatgttgttgtctgaggctatccggaacatatcccagtccacgtgatcgaagcaatcttgaagcgtggaatcagattggtcggaccagcgttgaacagacctgagcacgggcgtttcctgttttagtttctgtctataggctgggagcaccaaaatggagtcgtggtccgATTTGTCTaaaggagggcgagggatggctttgtatgcgtcgcggaagttagagtaacaatgatccagaattttcccagcccgggtcacgcattcaatatgctgataaaatttagggagccttgttttcagattagccttgttaaaatccccagctacaataaatgcagcctcaggatatgttgtTTCCAGTTaccatagagtccaatgaagttctttcagggccgttgaggtgtctgcttgggggggatatacacggctgtgactataatcgaagagaattctcttggtagataatgcggtcggcatttgattgtacgGAATTCTAGGtctggtgaacaaaaggacttgagtttctgtatgttgttatgatcacaacacgactcgttaatcataaggcatacacccccacccttcttcttaccagagagatgtttgtttctgtcggcgcgatgcgtgaagaaaccgggtggctgtaccgactctgataacgtatcccgaatgagccatgtttccgtgaaacagagaatgttacaatctctgatgtctctctggaaggcaactcttgctcgaatttcgtctaccttgttgtcaagagactggacgttggctagtagtatactcgggagtggtgggcgatgtgcccgtctacgaagcctgaccagaagaccgctccgtcggCCCCtgctgcggcgccgttgttttgggtcgcctgctGAGATTCggtccattgtcctgggtggtggaccaaacagaggatccgcttcgggaaagtcgtattcctggtcgtgatgttggtaagttgacgttgctattatatccaatagttcctcccggctgtatgtaatgagatttaagatttcctggggtaacagtgtaagaaataatacataaaaaaactaaattctgcatagtttcctaagaacgcgaagcgaggcgaccatctctgtcggcgccagatgtgtgtgtgtgtgcgtgtgcgtgtgcgtgtgcgtggcCGTCTGGCAATGTCACGTTTTATTGAGTGGGGTCAGAGCTGTCCGGGGAACCACTCGTTTTTTTATGGCACTGATAGACTCTGTTTAAAGAGCAGTAAAGCTTTAACAGTCGACACACACGACCGAAGGGGGACAGGGTGTTTTTTTTTGTCACATACTACCTGTGCTGAAGGTAATGTGGAAAGATAAGTAATTTAAAGACGTTAGACAATGCTTCCCCTTGTAGCTTATGAACATTTAGGAGTGTCTCACTCTTAACTGAAACGGGGAAGTTTGCAAAAATGACATTGTGATATATTGTATAAAACggcaaaaacatttttaaattatAATTTTGCTGACTTTAGATAGTTAGAGGTTTTGGCACAGCCTCAGACACTGACAGTGTATCCTTTACCGAGATGAATGTTTGTGCTGTTTTTTAATGACTGCTCTATGCCTCTGGTTATCTTCTCTGAACTCTAGTAATTACCTTTTTACATAACTTTAGACTTCTCTTCCGTCTCTTTGGTGACTCAAAGACCCTTTAGGGCATGACGTTTGAAACGGAAACATAGATGAATCAAACATGACCCTTTAGGCTCCTGCTTGTCTTGCAAATTAGCCTAAAGAGGCTGGTcctcaaatcaaatttaatttgtcacacacgccgaatacaaccttactgtgaaatgcttacgtacaagcccttgaccaacaatgcagttcaataagagtttagaaaatatttaccataaaatcaaaaagtaacacaagaaaataacaaaaacgaggctttatacagggagtaccggtaccgagtcaatgtggaggctatatacagggggtaccggtactgagtcaatgtggaggctatatacagggagtaccggtactgagtcaatgtggaggctgtatacagggggtaccggtaccgagtcaatgtggaggctatatacagggggtactggtaccgagtcaatgtgcgggggtacaggttagtcgaggtaatttgtaaagtgactatgcatagatattaaACAGCGAGtatcagcagtgtaaaaacaaagggggggggggggggggggggtaaatgtaaatagtccgggtggccatttgattaattgttcagcagtctaatggcttggggtagaagctgttaaggagtcttttggtcctagacttggcgctccggtaccgcttgccgtgcggtagcagagagaacagtctatgactagagtaACTTGAGTCTTTGACACGTTTTtaggcccttcctctgacaccacctggtatataggtcctggatggcaggaagcttggccccagtgatgtactgcccTCTGTAGCACCGTACGTTCAAATGCCTAGAGtggccataccaggcagtgatgcaaccggtcaggatgctctcgatggtgcagctgtagaactttttgacgaTCTGGGTACCCAGATCAGGAGGTTGCCTCCCTGCCCTCCAGCATCTAATGACATAGTCTTATTAATTTTGAGAAGTACTAGACCCCTGAAGGATCAACCTCAAATGAAACCTCTCCGTCCCCAGCGAGAAGGAGAGGAAAAAAAGGACAACTGTTGATTTTGTGTGCTGAGTGTTCCTTCACCGGTGAACCATGTCTAAACAAAAGTAGTGGCTTCATTGACTT is part of the Salvelinus namaycush isolate Seneca chromosome 18, SaNama_1.0, whole genome shotgun sequence genome and harbors:
- the LOC120062962 gene encoding repetitive proline-rich cell wall protein 1-like → MLGVDRGVDRGVDRGVDRGVDRGVDRGVDRGVDRGVDRGVLRPLSSHLVRSPSTWSAVQPPGPQSIHLVRSPATWSTVHPPGPQSIHLIRSPATWSSVHPPGPQSIHLVRSPSTCPPYPVYISPYPVYPTQSTIPSLYLPYPVYPSPYPASLYPAYPYPIYPYPAYPYPAYPYPAYPYPAYPYPVYPYPVYPYPAYPYPAYSYPAYSYPAYPYPIYPYPAYPYPFYPYPAYPYPAYPYPAYPYPAYPYPAYPYPAYPYPAYPYPAYSYPAYPYPAYPSLGSLLICHR